Genomic segment of Eupeodes corollae chromosome 2, idEupCoro1.1, whole genome shotgun sequence:
CGTAAATTGGTTCGGAATAAAATACTGCAGGTACCCCAACTCCAAACGGTTCAGGCGGTGGTCTTGGTGTGGGCATTCTTTTCGAGTGCTTTTTGTATCTGCAATAATcaacaatatatttaataagagttatgattttttatttaattttgaaaaacttactttttaGCTGAACAACAAGCCGTGCAAGTGGCAATAATAGCAGCTATACCAATGAACGCAGCTATTATAACCAGCCAAGTTCCTGGCGATGACATAAGACTGGCAGCAGCAACATGTTTCCGAATCGAACACGGTTCCACCTGACTCACACCGAATTCGACGTAAGTATCGAAAAGTTCCTGTTTCAGTTTGTTTGAGTCCATGAGCTTTTGCATCTCAATTAAGGGTATTGCAGCTCCATTTTTGAATATCTGGAAACATGAACTGGTTGAAGTGAAGTCCAGACTCATGTCAGGTCGGGTAAGCACTTGAGTGTCTAGAATGTGTACTTCCAAATTCATTGGCTTTAGCTTCTTTTGAAGCTGCTCTTGGAAAGGTTGAATAATTCCCTGAATCTCTCCTGGTGGACGagcaaaaacaaactttaataaCGACTTGTCTCGTATGACAAATACCTTAAGGTTATTAAAGGTGTGGCGCTTGACATTGTCCGAATTATTAGCTCGTAGACGAAGCTGGAAATATCCATCAACATAGTTTGTAAAAGATCCTCCTGTTCGTAATTCACCGGTTTTGTTATTGAGTGTGAATAAACTACCAACGGAGTTTTGGGACATATTTTTCGCTCGTTTATAGAATTGCGGTACAAAAGTGACATTGTCAATGGATAACACAATTGGCGGTGCTTCAGCATCTATATCAGTGGCATGAATTGTAGCTATAACTGTATCGATGGGGACGTTGATACGAATTCCAACAGAAGGATTCTTTCTTGCAAATTGTGGAAGATTATCATCAATGTCTTGGATCTTTATTTGAACTCTTATTTCGGAAAGATCATATGGATCGTAGGGAGTCGAGCTGGCGGCATTCGATGGTGGTTTtgaattaaacttaaaacatttgATTGTCAAAGTGAAGGATTCAACTATTTCACGATCTATTTTACGGGTTGTTCGAATCAAAGCCGTGCTGTCATTCGTTCTTTCAACTGTAAAAACATCATCGGTGTTACCATCAGTGATGATATAATCGATATCTCCGTTTTCTCCAATATCCTCATCAATGGCGGTTAGATTTCCAACAATTGTTCCAATAGGTTCGTCttcaaaaactgtcatttcaagAGGTTGATCATTctggaagaaaaacaaatatttttttgatgaaaatttgcgaaatatttttgatgcaactattttttgaaacagtTGTACAGAATAACAAGTaagattttaacttttaagccGTTCAGCTTTATTGGCTAAATGTACTGATTTGAGCCTTATGTGTTGAAAATTAGCCAATTAAAGTCAGACGACCTAAGAAAACGTAGAAAATGAAAGCCAAAAATTTGGATTGTACTTAAAAATCTAGCATTTTGTAGGAGTCCATTGTTGTTTCATTAGAAATTATTCACAAGTGTCCAACCGAACATTTGTGTACAAAGTTAAAGAACGATTTAAGCCCATCTCTTGTGGCTCCAATATCAAAGAAATGGCTTTAAAcagttctgtttttgttttaatttagtttggTTAAGATCAACAATTAACTTACGAAATCCCTTTCAAACTTAGGCTCATGATCATCGACGTCCAAAAcgttgattttcaaaattctcgTCACAGATTGTCTTGGCTGACCGTTGTCAAAAACTTCCAATATAACATTGTAGATGTCTTTAGTTTCACGGTCCAATGGAATAGCTGTAGTTATCCAGCCagtattttcatcaatttcaaaagCTCCTGCATCAGCTGTATCGTTTTGTATCCTATAGAAAAGTGTCCCCGAAGGGGTACTCGGACTGTCCGGGTCACTAGCTCGAACTTTAAACACTGGTGAGTTAATTGTGGCATTCTTcaagaagaaaacaatttattaatatcTCTTAATAGGAGAATTATTCACTTGAATTATGAACTTACCTCAAAAACATTACCAAATTCTCCAATTTTTGGTGAAATGAAATATGGAATACCATCATTTGCACTAACATCACCAATAAACAAGGTTACTTTTACATCGGACCAAAGTGACTGTTGCTTTTGAACCTGACCACCATTGTCCTGAGCTCTAACCATCAACTCATACGGCTCAGATCTTCCCTTGCCTGTAAGTTCCCGTTTAGTTTTGATTTCTCCATTCAAGGGATTAATGCGAAACAAACCCTTGACTTCACCCTCATCGACGAAATCATATCGAATTTCACCTCCTGGACCTTCATCTGGGTCATTGGCAAAAACCTTTACGACAAATGATTCTTCTGGCACATTCTCCTGGATGACTGCTGTATAGTTCTTCTGTGTGAACTCAGGAGCATTGTCATTTACATCAAGAATATCAATTATCAGATCTACAATACTTTGCTTGGAATCCGATGGCATTCCTGGCGAATCCTCGGCCTTAACTAACAgacgaatttttgaatttaattcacGATCAATTGTTTGATTTGGGGCGATGGTGATCTCTCCAGTTTCGTTGTTGATGTTGAAAAACGCTGAATTTTCACCCTGGAGGGAGTACATAACCCTATGGTAGCCCAGTTGATTGTCCCGAGTACTAAGTGAAGCATCTAGATCGGTGGCATGAACTTTTATAACTTTCTCCGGATGCACCTTGTTTTCGATCAGTGTGGCATTATATGAGCTTTGATCAAAAATGGGGGCATTATCATTAACATTTTCCACTGTGATGTTGACTTTGGTAATTGTGTTTCGTGTTCCATCGTCGGATACAGCCTTAACTTGAAACTCAAACACATTTGCAGTCAGGTTTTCATAGTCTAAACGTTTCTTAAGCATAACTTCCCCACTACGCTGCAGCAAATTGAAGAATTCCAAATCTTCCATATCGACAAGTTCAAATTTACTAATTGGATAGTTTGTCACTGGATCATCAGCTGTGAGCGTAAATAAAGTGCTTCCTATAGGCATTTCTTCTTTGATTTTCACATTCACTACCGGCTTTGAACTTTTCCagcctttgtttttaaaaaccggGTTAGTGTCTTTAAACGATTGCACATAAATTGTGATTTCTGTTGTGTCGACTTGAAGATCCTTGTTGACTTCTGCATTTAAATCACGAACTTCTACTGTGAAAATAATGACAGCAGCAACATCATGCCTCAGAACCCCATTTACAAGAATTTCACCTGTCTCCGGATTTATTCGGAAAGCTTCGTTGGCATTGTAGTTATTTCGAAGATTAGTTATGGCAACACCAGCTTTTGTTGTGGCTTTAACATAGCCTTTGATTTGATATTGTAATTTTGCATTCAAATCCTTATCGGTGGCAGTGACCTTAAGAACTCTTTCACCAATGTCAGTCCTCTCCGAGACGTAACCTATGTAGCTGGAGTGTTCAAATTTAGGAGGTTCATCATTAATGTCCTTAATATTGACATAGACAGTTGTAGTGGCAGTTTCTGGAATAGGTATACCGGCATCAACTGCATTGacaactatctcaaagttatccATGTTTGAGTCGCGATCCAATCGAGCTTGTGGGGAAACTTGAATGAGGCCACTTCTATACAAAGTAAAGAAaagacaaataatttaatagagttcttagttttttttttgttgaaaatatcacCTTTcgtttattacaaaattatcatTAGCACCGACAATTCTATAGGTCAGGAGTGAATCTAAGCCATCGGGGTCGATTGCAGTTACAGTTGTTACATTTAACCCGGATTCTGCATTTTCTGGTATTGATACTCGATAGCTGGGTGGCCCTTTAACTGGAACCTGCTCAGTACTTTGAAAGTGACCTTTGAATATTGGCCTTTGATTTCCCGATATGCCAACACGTACAAGGACACGGGTGGTATTTTGAAGTGGTGGTGAACCTTTAAGAAatatacaatttacaaaatataatggTCTGATTGTACTTATAGGTTAATACTTACCAAAGTCAGTTGCAGAAACAATGACCTCATATTCTCCGCGTTCTGTGTCCATTGACCATGCAGCCTTCTTTAAAGTGATTTCTCCCGTAATTTTGTTGACTTCGAAAACATTTCCCGAGATACTATTCTCCGAAACTATAGCGTATTCTATTTTTCCACCACCTTGTGCCGGCCCATCAATATCAATTGCTCGTACGAAAAACTGTGGTTCAAAATCTATGGCTTCCTCCCGTACTGTTCTCCTGTATTCCGAACTCTCAAACATCGGATAGTTGTCATTCAAATCAACCACATCTACAAAAACATTTGCATTTGACTCCCGACCGCCACCGTCTTTTGCTACTATCGTAAGACTATAGCTACTCTGTTTTTCATAGTCaagacttttgaaaatatacaagCGCCCGTTTTCGGGGTCAATATAGAAATTGTCGGAGCCAAAACCtctaagcaaatattttatggCCCCGAATTCATTGGAATCTTTATCGGTTGCCTTGATGTCACCAACTGTCGTTCCTCCGGGACTGTTTTCTTCAATCTTGAAGCGATAGGTGTTCTGTTGGAATACCGGTGAGTTATCGTTGGCATCTAGCAAATTCACAATCACACGAGCACTAGACTTCTCTTCACCATTCACAAGAGCAACAAGATCAAATTCAAAGATGCGTAAGCTTGGATCTTTGACGTCGTAGTCGAGTTTATTGGAGTCAAGAATTTTTACAACGACCGGAGTTCGGCCTTGACTGCTGGTGGGACTAACACTGAACACTTGATCGGCATTTTTTATTGGTCTCAGAGATAATTGGTAACGGCTGTTGTCCCCCATATCTTTGTCATTGATGAAAACAGAAAGTCCGGGCAGAGCCATTCCATTTCGCAGATTCTCCGGAATGGATATGTTGAAGAGATCCTCGTTAAACTCTGGATTGTGATCGTCTACATCGGTTACAACTATAGTGACTTGAGTTCTGGAAAAGTCTGTCGATTCTTCACCATTCACCAGTTCTGTGGCTCTCACAGTAAATACATACACTCCACCATTTTGAAGAATCTCAGGATTCTCTCTGTCAAGAGGAACGTCTGTTGTCCGAAGAATAGCTTTGCCATCTCTCAACGAACCAATGGGCTCCAACTTAAAGTGACCGAAAGGTTCATCTTCCAAGTTTAAACGGACCGGCCTAGGGATCCCAATATCACCATCGATGGCAGTGATCGTTAAGATTGACTGATCAGATGGGGTGTTCTCCTCTACGGTGGCAGAGTACGGAGCATTTGTGAAAATTGGTGGCTGGTCCTGGACGTCAATAACATTTATCGAAACGGTAGCAAACGAGCTTAGTTGATTGCCCACAGCTTTATCACGTGCCAAAATTGTCATAATGTAGGATGGTCTGCTCTCGAAGTCAAGCTCCTTAAGTAAAGTCAAGCGCGCTGTGTAGTTCCCTTCAGATATTTTGTCAGCGGTCACAAGAAAAGTTTCACATATGTCATTTTCACTCTTTGTTTCCTGGAAGCATCTCAATTCGATTTCCGCATTGACACCTTCATCGCGATCTGTAACTATTATGTTGGGTCTTACGTCCAACATCGATCCTACTGCTGTCGCTTCACTCACCGACACACTGTAAGGTCGGCCAATGAAGATCGGATTATTGTCATTATAATCACGCACTGGAATTTCTCTTCGTAAAGAAATTGTATTAGGTTCGGTTCCGTAGATGCCTTCGTCGGTGATGCTCAAAATAAGTTCAATGTAATTTTGCGCCTCACGATCCAATTGTTGTCGTAGTCGCACAACTCCAGTATCTCGGTCAACAGAAAATACCGGCCCCGAGATACTGTACTTTAATTTGCTTCCTTCTGGGTCTATTCCTGGGAAATACACAAAACAGAAAAGAATGAGacgaaaaacattaaaacaaaattacgttTTCAAGTTTATCAGAAATCTCATCATCAATCATataatcaagaaaaaatatgttttttttgtgtataaaagaataagaaagtatagttaaaaaaatgctGAACAATGGGTAAATTGTGGGAACTTATTCTTAATGTTCCCAAGACCGATGGCATACATGTTGAGGtacattatttgtttaatttttattttccaacctTAACTATGTACAAGAGTGATGGTTTAGCTAAAATCACACATTTctatgatttttgtttcttctagTAAAAACGAATAATGACATTTTGTTGATGAATAAAATGTAATGCTTGTATTAAAGCAAATCATGCTCTCAGATAATTAAGATAATTCGGTATAAGTGGgcttttgtagaaaataaacattacaatatcaaaaaagaaatcttaattaaaaactaaaaaaaactcgTCAAGCTGATGGGTTTTGTAACTTAGCAATCATAGAAATTGATAAGAGTCCTACACTATACTCCTATTACGATATTCTTAGGGTCACATGGTCAAGATTTTTAAGGAATGTTTGAACTTAAGAGTGTTTTGCATACATagtgtcacttttgaagttgtTAACTTTTGACATTAATAAGTTAAATTTACgcaattataaacaaacaaaaaaaataaaaatacacgcttcaaaaatgtttcgaaAATGCGAACATTCAGCAGTCAAAGTTCCCAGTTTTGCAGGAAAGGCTTTCAACTTTGCTTGTGCCAATtgaattttgtgatttaaaattaatataact
This window contains:
- the LOC129945685 gene encoding cadherin-23 yields the protein MRSSLGSHLRQYGQFPCYVALLLLLMLQQLDVAKCQLENKPPYFVPGSGDMARFSLSENTPVGSPVYQLKGIDPEGSKLKYSISGPVFSVDRDTGVVRLRQQLDREAQNYIELILSITDEGIYGTEPNTISLRREIPVRDYNDNNPIFIGRPYSVSVSEATAVGSMLDVRPNIIVTDRDEGVNAEIELRCFQETKSENDICETFLVTADKISEGNYTARLTLLKELDFESRPSYIMTILARDKAVGNQLSSFATVSINVIDVQDQPPIFTNAPYSATVEENTPSDQSILTITAIDGDIGIPRPVRLNLEDEPFGHFKLEPIGSLRDGKAILRTTDVPLDRENPEILQNGGVYVFTVRATELVNGEESTDFSRTQVTIVVTDVDDHNPEFNEDLFNISIPENLRNGMALPGLSVFINDKDMGDNSRYQLSLRPIKNADQVFSVSPTSSQGRTPVVVKILDSNKLDYDVKDPSLRIFEFDLVALVNGEEKSSARVIVNLLDANDNSPVFQQNTYRFKIEENSPGGTTVGDIKATDKDSNEFGAIKYLLRGFGSDNFYIDPENGRLYIFKSLDYEKQSSYSLTIVAKDGGGRESNANVFVDVVDLNDNYPMFESSEYRRTVREEAIDFEPQFFVRAIDIDGPAQGGGKIEYAIVSENSISGNVFEVNKITGEITLKKAAWSMDTERGEYEVIVSATDFGSPPLQNTTRVLVRVGISGNQRPIFKGHFQSTEQVPVKGPPSYRVSIPENAESGLNVTTVTAIDPDGLDSLLTYRIVGANDNFVINERSGLIQVSPQARLDRDSNMDNFEIVVNAVDAGIPIPETATTTVYVNIKDINDEPPKFEHSSYIGYVSERTDIGERVLKVTATDKDLNAKLQYQIKGYVKATTKAGVAITNLRNNYNANEAFRINPETGEILVNGVLRHDVAAVIIFTVEVRDLNAEVNKDLQVDTTEITIYVQSFKDTNPVFKNKGWKSSKPVVNVKIKEEMPIGSTLFTLTADDPVTNYPISKFELVDMEDLEFFNLLQRSGEVMLKKRLDYENLTANVFEFQVKAVSDDGTRNTITKVNITVENVNDNAPIFDQSSYNATLIENKVHPEKVIKVHATDLDASLSTRDNQLGYHRVMYSLQGENSAFFNINNETGEITIAPNQTIDRELNSKIRLLVKAEDSPGMPSDSKQSIVDLIIDILDVNDNAPEFTQKNYTAVIQENVPEESFVVKVFANDPDEGPGGEIRYDFVDEGEVKGLFRINPLNGEIKTKRELTGKGRSEPYELMVRAQDNGGQVQKQQSLWSDVKVTLFIGDVSANDGIPYFISPKIGEFGNVFENATINSPVFKVRASDPDSPSTPSGTLFYRIQNDTADAGAFEIDENTGWITTAIPLDRETKDIYNVILEVFDNGQPRQSVTRILKINVLDVDDHEPKFERDFNDQPLEMTVFEDEPIGTIVGNLTAIDEDIGENGDIDYIITDGNTDDVFTVERTNDSTALIRTTRKIDREIVESFTLTIKCFKFNSKPPSNAASSTPYDPYDLSEIRVQIKIQDIDDNLPQFARKNPSVGIRINVPIDTVIATIHATDIDAEAPPIVLSIDNVTFVPQFYKRAKNMSQNSVGSLFTLNNKTGELRTGGSFTNYVDGYFQLRLRANNSDNVKRHTFNNLKVFVIRDKSLLKFVFARPPGEIQGIIQPFQEQLQKKLKPMNLEVHILDTQVLTRPDMSLDFTSTSSCFQIFKNGAAIPLIEMQKLMDSNKLKQELFDTYVEFGVSQVEPCSIRKHVAAASLMSSPGTWLVIIAAFIGIAAIIATCTACCSAKKYKKHSKRMPTPRPPPEPFGVGVPAVFYSEPIYGPL